A genomic segment from [Flavobacterium] thermophilum encodes:
- a CDS encoding YhgE/Pip C-terminal domain encodes MKQAWRIYMSDLKHLTTNWAASILALGLIVLPSLYAWINVEASIDPYAHTEDLPVGVVNEDRGAELAGHRFHAGDEIVKTLKNNHQLGWRFVTRKKGMEGVRRGDYFATIVIPADFSAKLATVVQKRPKRAVIYYYENDKRNAIAPKITERGASTLSARVSDEFVRVVNTALFSLFHQAGVTLEQQLPTIRRVEAFVFRLENELPTIHRQLKALDRDVGEARSLVRTGRELLPAAKTTVRRGLEWTGRVEKLFMQVNASSHLWEKPVEMAVHALYSFAEQTPQSLDTPEKQARWAALIQQAATDASPLVQQLRRTLRTWEGTIDSSSLQPVQRTVSRIEQTLASIQETAALVKQHPTGVEGKITHLREQMALLDAQAQQLDQAYRQRLLPMLRAKWNQTGEQVRQAKQTLLRMDQALHEAEQWLSNTDRDLAAAQQALKTAQAQYPFLSRQVRELAAFLSKIKRETNIDELIRLLKQDPQAKGAFLAHPIDVKTFRLFPLPNYGSGMNPFYTVLAIWVGCLLLVSVLSTDPSSFSEANERERYAGRLLTFWTLNALQAMVVTAGAAFILPNIFVREPGWFMTFGLLCSFVFMAVVFSLVSLFGNVGKAMAIVLLVLQIAGAGGTYPIELIPPFFQQLNPWLPFTYAIDIMREAVGGIVWENVEHDVKRLLLFAVSALLAGLVLKGPLSPWMRVLKEKAALSGLFH; translated from the coding sequence GTGAAACAGGCATGGCGCATTTATATGAGCGATTTGAAACATCTCACGACCAACTGGGCCGCATCCATATTGGCTCTCGGTCTGATCGTTCTTCCATCGCTTTACGCTTGGATCAATGTAGAGGCTTCGATTGACCCTTATGCCCATACAGAGGATTTACCGGTCGGCGTCGTGAACGAAGACCGAGGGGCGGAGCTCGCCGGTCACCGGTTTCACGCCGGCGATGAGATCGTCAAGACCTTAAAAAACAACCACCAGTTGGGATGGCGATTTGTCACGCGGAAAAAAGGAATGGAAGGCGTTCGGAGGGGAGACTACTTTGCGACGATCGTCATTCCGGCTGATTTCTCGGCTAAATTAGCCACTGTAGTGCAGAAACGTCCGAAAAGGGCGGTTATTTACTATTATGAAAACGACAAACGGAACGCCATCGCTCCCAAAATCACGGAGCGCGGAGCAAGTACATTGTCAGCGCGAGTCAGCGATGAGTTTGTGAGGGTGGTCAATACCGCATTGTTTTCCTTGTTCCACCAAGCGGGAGTGACGCTCGAACAGCAGCTTCCCACCATTCGCCGCGTTGAAGCGTTCGTGTTTCGTTTGGAAAACGAATTGCCAACGATTCACCGACAATTGAAAGCCCTAGATCGCGATGTGGGAGAGGCAAGATCACTAGTTCGTACAGGCCGCGAGCTTCTGCCGGCTGCCAAAACAACGGTGCGGCGCGGTTTAGAATGGACAGGCCGCGTTGAGAAGTTGTTCATGCAAGTCAATGCTTCATCGCACTTATGGGAAAAGCCGGTGGAAATGGCGGTTCATGCGCTCTATTCCTTTGCAGAGCAGACGCCACAGTCCCTCGATACACCGGAAAAGCAAGCGCGTTGGGCGGCTCTCATCCAACAGGCGGCAACAGACGCGAGCCCATTGGTTCAGCAATTGCGCCGAACGTTGAGAACATGGGAGGGGACGATTGATTCCTCTTCGCTTCAGCCTGTGCAACGCACAGTCAGCCGTATCGAGCAGACGCTAGCGTCTATTCAAGAAACAGCGGCGCTAGTGAAACAACATCCAACAGGCGTCGAAGGGAAGATCACTCACCTGCGTGAACAAATGGCCTTATTGGACGCACAGGCGCAGCAACTTGATCAAGCATATCGCCAACGGCTGCTACCTATGCTGCGGGCAAAATGGAATCAAACAGGGGAACAGGTGCGCCAAGCGAAACAAACGCTTCTTCGCATGGATCAAGCGTTACATGAGGCAGAGCAATGGTTGTCAAACACAGATCGTGATTTAGCGGCCGCGCAACAAGCGCTAAAGACCGCACAGGCTCAATATCCATTTCTCTCCCGCCAGGTCCGCGAGCTGGCCGCCTTCCTATCGAAAATCAAAAGAGAAACCAACATCGACGAACTGATTCGCTTGTTGAAACAAGATCCACAGGCGAAAGGCGCCTTTTTGGCCCACCCGATTGACGTCAAAACGTTCCGCCTTTTCCCGCTGCCGAACTATGGTTCAGGCATGAATCCATTTTACACGGTGCTGGCCATATGGGTAGGATGTTTGTTGCTTGTTTCCGTCTTGTCGACCGATCCTTCTTCGTTTTCGGAAGCGAATGAGCGGGAAAGATATGCCGGACGGTTGTTGACCTTTTGGACGCTGAATGCTTTGCAGGCGATGGTCGTGACGGCTGGAGCGGCTTTCATCTTGCCAAATATTTTCGTCCGTGAGCCGGGATGGTTCATGACGTTCGGCCTTTTGTGCAGCTTTGTCTTTATGGCGGTGGTTTTTTCGCTTGTTTCCTTGTTCGGCAATGTGGGAAAAGCGATGGCGATTGTGTTGCTCGTCTTGCAAATTGCCGGAGCGGGAGGCACGTATCCGATTGAGCTGATTCCTCCGTTCTTTCAGCAATTAAACCCTTGGCTGCCGTTTACCTACGCCATTGACATCATGCGCGAGGCAGTCGGCGGGATCGTATGGGAAAATGTTGAGCATGATGTCAAGCGGCTTCTCTTGTTTGCCGTTTCCGCCCTTTTGGCCGGGCTTGTGTTGAAAGGCCCGTTAAGCCCATGGATGCGCGTGCTGAAAGAGAAAGCCGCCCTAAGCGGGTTGTTTCATTGA
- the livJ gene encoding Leu/Ile/Val-binding protein precursor, with product MKKRKWSILAMMAAIMMLMLAACNSSTTNNNASTGNNNNGGGGGGETGTVNIGYSGPLSGPAAYYGERTLNGVKMAAEEINNSGGFEVNGKTYKLNIVSLDDKYLPNETAANAKRLVQEHQTPIIFTPHSGGVMALQVFNQTDNFIIAAYTSEPKITQTGNKLTVRIPPRYDGYIPTFTDYAMKRFGKKLAALPTATQYGKDWTEKLLPYWEKQGGEVVYKSSIDFTKDTDFFTIVTNALKEKPDVLFIGGPSEPTAKVAKQARELGFKGGFIIMDQAKLDEMQRTIGSYEILEGSIGVMPLIHSDQPGAPEFAEKYRTKFNAEASSESGYNYLALYAFVEAMKAAGTVDDPMAIREHLNEGLKNIPKEKQVYVVPSVGDDGGFESEIVVAAVENGKVVPIELIDK from the coding sequence ATGAAAAAAAGAAAATGGTCCATCTTGGCGATGATGGCAGCGATCATGATGTTGATGCTGGCTGCCTGCAACAGCTCAACAACTAACAACAACGCAAGCACCGGAAACAACAATAATGGAGGCGGAGGCGGCGGTGAAACGGGCACAGTCAACATCGGATACAGCGGTCCGTTAAGCGGTCCGGCCGCCTATTACGGGGAGCGGACGTTAAACGGCGTAAAAATGGCGGCGGAAGAAATCAATAACAGCGGTGGATTTGAAGTGAACGGCAAAACATACAAGCTCAATATCGTGTCATTGGATGACAAATATTTGCCGAACGAAACAGCGGCGAACGCCAAACGTCTCGTTCAGGAGCATCAGACGCCTATTATTTTTACTCCACACAGCGGCGGTGTGATGGCGCTGCAAGTGTTCAATCAAACGGACAATTTCATCATCGCGGCATACACAAGCGAACCGAAAATTACGCAGACCGGCAACAAGCTGACCGTGCGCATTCCGCCGCGCTATGACGGCTACATCCCGACCTTTACTGATTATGCCATGAAGCGTTTCGGCAAGAAACTGGCCGCTCTGCCGACGGCGACGCAATACGGGAAAGACTGGACGGAAAAATTGTTGCCGTACTGGGAAAAGCAAGGCGGGGAAGTCGTCTACAAATCGTCGATTGATTTTACGAAAGACACTGACTTCTTTACCATCGTGACGAACGCATTGAAAGAAAAACCGGACGTGCTGTTTATCGGCGGACCGTCGGAACCGACGGCGAAAGTGGCGAAACAAGCGCGTGAACTTGGCTTTAAAGGCGGTTTTATCATTATGGATCAGGCGAAGCTCGATGAAATGCAACGGACGATCGGTTCTTATGAGATACTGGAAGGCTCAATCGGCGTCATGCCGCTTATTCACTCCGACCAACCAGGGGCTCCGGAGTTTGCGGAAAAATATCGGACGAAATTCAATGCCGAGGCGAGTTCGGAATCCGGGTATAACTACTTGGCTCTTTACGCGTTTGTTGAGGCTATGAAAGCCGCTGGGACGGTTGATGATCCGATGGCCATCCGCGAGCATTTGAACGAAGGGCTGAAAAACATTCCGAAAGAAAAGCAAGTATACGTCGTTCCAAGCGTCGGCGATGATGGCGGCTTTGAATCAGAAATCGTTGTGGCCGCGGTGGAAAATGGAAAAGTTGTGCCGATTGAGTTAATTGACAAATAA
- a CDS encoding chromate transporter, chromate ion transporter (CHR) family, with product MAAKKQAADRYGSVWEVAITALRLGLTSFGGPVAHLGYFYEEYVKRKKWIDEKTYADLVALCQFLPGPASSQVGIGIGLMRAGVWGALAAWLGFTLPSAVALSLVAVWLQHASLGEAGWMHGLLLAAVAVVAQAVWEMARKFASSRLEATVAIIAAAAVLLAPGAWSQVAVIAAAGGIGAVGLRKNVAPSSSAAGIPPSIRRSTGLTLLSLFAVLLVALPLIRTWIHSPLWALFDSFYRAGALVFGGGHVVLPLLEAEVVPQGWVTANQFLAGYSAAQAVPGPLFTFAAYIGMAAFGWKGTLVATAAIFLPSFLLVLGAFPFWHWLRHQPRFQAALAGINAAVVGILLAALYDPIWTKAVNELADFAFVLVAFLLLAVWKWPAWAVVLVSFVGGGLRAWLG from the coding sequence ATGGCTGCAAAGAAACAAGCAGCAGACCGATATGGTTCCGTCTGGGAGGTCGCAATTACGGCGCTTCGCCTCGGCTTGACGTCATTTGGCGGACCGGTGGCCCATCTTGGCTATTTTTACGAAGAATACGTCAAACGAAAGAAATGGATTGACGAGAAAACGTATGCCGATTTGGTCGCTTTATGCCAATTTCTCCCTGGTCCGGCAAGCAGCCAGGTCGGCATCGGCATCGGACTGATGCGCGCCGGCGTCTGGGGGGCGTTGGCAGCGTGGCTTGGGTTTACGTTGCCGTCGGCGGTTGCGCTTAGTTTGGTTGCCGTCTGGCTGCAACATGCTTCTTTGGGAGAGGCGGGCTGGATGCACGGCTTGCTGTTGGCGGCTGTCGCGGTCGTCGCTCAGGCGGTATGGGAGATGGCGCGCAAATTCGCCTCTAGCCGCCTCGAGGCAACGGTCGCCATCATAGCGGCGGCCGCCGTGCTTCTTGCGCCGGGCGCGTGGAGCCAAGTCGCCGTCATCGCCGCAGCGGGGGGCATTGGCGCTGTTGGATTGCGAAAAAACGTCGCACCTTCTTCGTCTGCGGCAGGCATCCCGCCTTCCATTCGTCGTTCCACCGGTTTGACGTTGCTTTCATTGTTTGCCGTGTTGCTTGTTGCGCTGCCGCTCATTCGCACTTGGATCCATTCACCACTTTGGGCGCTGTTTGACAGCTTTTACCGCGCCGGGGCGCTCGTGTTTGGCGGCGGGCATGTCGTGCTGCCGCTTTTGGAGGCGGAAGTGGTGCCGCAAGGGTGGGTCACCGCCAATCAGTTTTTAGCCGGCTACAGCGCCGCGCAAGCTGTTCCGGGGCCGCTGTTTACGTTTGCTGCGTACATCGGAATGGCTGCGTTCGGTTGGAAAGGCACGCTCGTGGCTACGGCAGCGATTTTTCTTCCGTCCTTTTTGCTTGTGCTCGGCGCTTTTCCGTTTTGGCACTGGCTTCGCCATCAGCCGCGCTTCCAAGCGGCGCTTGCCGGCATTAACGCCGCTGTCGTCGGGATTTTGCTCGCGGCGCTGTATGATCCGATTTGGACAAAAGCGGTGAACGAGCTGGCCGATTTCGCGTTTGTCCTCGTCGCCTTTCTTTTGCTTGCCGTTTGGAAGTGGCCGGCGTGGGCGGTCGTCCTTGTTTCATTCGTCGGCGGAGGGCTGCGCGCTTGGCTCGGCTGA
- the queT gene encoding Queuosine precursor ECF transporter S component QueT produces MNVRMMATNGLIAAVYIAVTAFIQPFGFTNIQFRVSEMLNHLVVFRRTYAVGIVLGVFLANLFFSPIVAYDLVFGVGQSVLALLITIVSMRYVENIWARMAINTLSFTVTMAIIAFELKLALGFPFWLTWLTTAIGEFVVMAIGAPIMYAVGRRLAPKMFDSAHRSR; encoded by the coding sequence ATGAACGTTCGAATGATGGCGACAAACGGTTTGATCGCCGCCGTATATATCGCCGTGACGGCGTTCATCCAGCCGTTTGGCTTTACGAACATTCAGTTTCGCGTCTCAGAAATGTTAAACCACCTAGTCGTATTCCGCCGAACATACGCCGTGGGCATCGTGCTCGGCGTCTTTTTGGCCAATTTGTTTTTCTCGCCGATTGTCGCGTATGATCTTGTATTCGGCGTCGGCCAGTCGGTGCTGGCGCTTCTCATCACGATTGTTTCCATGCGTTATGTCGAGAACATTTGGGCGCGTATGGCGATCAATACGTTGTCGTTTACCGTGACCATGGCCATCATCGCCTTTGAACTAAAGCTCGCGCTCGGCTTTCCGTTTTGGCTCACATGGCTGACGACGGCCATTGGCGAGTTTGTTGTCATGGCGATCGGCGCACCGATCATGTATGCGGTTGGCCGCCGCTTGGCGCCGAAGATGTTCGATTCCGCCCATCGAAGCCGTTAG
- the cpnA gene encoding Cyclopentanol dehydrogenase: MRLNGKSAIVTGGASGIGRATAIRFAEEGAKVAVSDIDEAGGEETVRRIREKGGEAIFVKADVSDSGQVKQLVQTAVEAFGGLHILFNNAGIGHSEVRSTDLSEEEWDRVIDVNLKGVFLGIKYAVPALKESGGGAIVNTSSLLGIKGKKYESAYNASKAGVILLTKNAALEYGKFNIRVNAIAPGVIDTNIITPWKQDARKWPIISKANALGRIGTPEEVANAVLFLASDEASFITGATLSVDGGGLTF; the protein is encoded by the coding sequence GTGAGGCTGAACGGAAAATCTGCGATTGTCACCGGCGGCGCGAGCGGCATCGGCCGGGCGACGGCGATCCGCTTTGCGGAAGAAGGCGCCAAAGTGGCGGTAAGCGACATCGATGAGGCAGGAGGGGAAGAAACGGTTCGGCGGATTCGGGAAAAAGGAGGTGAGGCGATTTTTGTCAAGGCCGATGTTTCCGACTCGGGGCAAGTAAAGCAGCTCGTGCAAACGGCCGTGGAGGCGTTCGGCGGCCTGCATATTCTCTTTAACAATGCCGGCATCGGCCATTCGGAAGTGCGGAGCACCGACTTGTCCGAGGAAGAGTGGGACCGGGTCATCGATGTCAACTTAAAAGGAGTGTTTTTAGGCATCAAATATGCCGTGCCAGCGTTGAAGGAATCCGGTGGCGGTGCGATTGTCAATACATCGAGCTTGCTTGGGATTAAAGGAAAAAAATACGAGTCGGCGTACAACGCTTCGAAAGCCGGAGTCATTTTGTTAACGAAAAATGCGGCGCTTGAATACGGCAAGTTCAATATTCGCGTCAACGCCATCGCGCCGGGTGTCATTGATACGAACATCATCACGCCATGGAAACAAGACGCGCGCAAGTGGCCGATCATCTCGAAAGCGAACGCCCTCGGCCGCATCGGCACGCCGGAGGAAGTAGCGAATGCGGTGTTGTTTTTGGCGTCCGACGAGGCATCGTTTATCACCGGGGCAACGTTGTCGGTCGACGGCGGCGGACTGACGTTTTAG
- the nos gene encoding Nitric oxide synthase oxygenase — MAGKRGENCVDPSTAWCCVPFFGDFDVYRANVVGRGHLPLDWNWNDGEVEEKEAYMVTIESDKLRQHDEQLMTKAEQFIIASYRELGKSEQEIKRRVNEIRWEVEQTGTYRHTYEELSYGAKMAWRHSNRCIGRLFWQSLHVIDAREAVTVDEVFSYLFHHIEFATNGGKIRPTITIFRPNGEVRIWNHQLIRYAGYETEEGIIGDSSSLTFTRACEQLGWKGEKTPFDVLPLVIQVGGQKPVWTPIPKELVLEVPIEHPEFPWFRDLQLKWYAVPIISDMCLEIGGIRYMAAPFNGWYMGTEIGARNFADDYRYNMLPKVASCMGLDTNSNASLWKDKALVELNIAVLYSYKKAGVSIVDHHTAARQFQLFEQQEKAAGRHVTGDWTWLIPPLSPATTHIFHRSYDNTMMLPNFFYQDRPYEPQRGGEQ, encoded by the coding sequence ATGGCGGGGAAAAGGGGAGAGAATTGTGTCGATCCGTCGACTGCTTGGTGTTGCGTTCCTTTTTTTGGCGATTTCGATGTTTATCGAGCAAATGTGGTGGGTCGGGGGCATTTGCCTCTTGATTGGAATTGGAATGACGGCGAAGTGGAGGAAAAAGAAGCATATATGGTAACGATCGAGAGCGATAAGCTCAGACAGCACGATGAGCAGTTGATGACAAAAGCAGAACAGTTTATCATAGCAAGCTATCGGGAGCTTGGAAAAAGTGAGCAAGAAATAAAGCGGCGGGTGAATGAAATCCGTTGGGAAGTGGAACAAACCGGAACATACCGCCATACGTACGAAGAGTTAAGCTATGGGGCTAAGATGGCTTGGCGCCACAGCAACCGCTGCATCGGCCGCTTGTTTTGGCAATCGCTCCATGTCATCGATGCGCGAGAAGCGGTTACCGTAGACGAGGTTTTTTCTTATCTATTCCATCATATTGAGTTTGCAACCAATGGCGGGAAAATCCGACCGACGATCACGATCTTCCGTCCCAATGGGGAAGTGCGCATTTGGAATCATCAACTGATTCGTTATGCCGGTTATGAAACCGAAGAAGGGATTATCGGCGACTCATCCTCCCTTACGTTCACCCGCGCCTGTGAACAGCTTGGGTGGAAGGGGGAGAAAACGCCTTTTGACGTGTTGCCCTTGGTGATCCAGGTAGGCGGCCAGAAGCCTGTTTGGACGCCGATCCCTAAAGAATTGGTGCTTGAGGTGCCCATTGAACATCCGGAGTTTCCGTGGTTTCGCGATCTGCAGTTAAAATGGTACGCGGTCCCGATTATTTCAGATATGTGTCTAGAAATTGGCGGCATTCGCTATATGGCAGCACCGTTTAACGGGTGGTACATGGGTACGGAGATTGGAGCCCGCAATTTTGCCGATGATTATCGCTACAACATGCTTCCGAAAGTGGCCTCTTGCATGGGGCTTGACACCAACTCCAACGCATCATTATGGAAAGACAAGGCGTTGGTCGAATTGAATATCGCGGTTTTGTATTCCTACAAAAAGGCGGGCGTCAGCATCGTTGACCATCATACCGCCGCGCGCCAATTTCAGTTGTTTGAACAGCAAGAGAAAGCAGCCGGCCGCCATGTCACCGGCGATTGGACATGGCTGATTCCGCCTCTTTCTCCGGCAACAACGCACATTTTTCATCGGTCGTATGACAACACGATGATGCTGCCCAACTTTTTCTATCAGGACCGTCCATACGAACCACAAAGGGGAGGGGAACAATGA
- a CDS encoding Uncharacterized ABC transporter ATP-binding protein HI_1470, which produces MTVIIRMRDVSWARGERTILRDINWEVKEGEQWAILGLNGSGKTSLLNIVTGYQYPTRGEVEVLGYRFGQASLPELRRHIGFVSSALLDQFHDTLQTETVEDVIISGKFATIGLYDAVTSEDRDQAEALMESFRLQAVKGKRYATLSQGEKRKTLIARALMANPKLLILDEPTVGLDLLAREEVLSLIEQVVSRPCHVLYVTHYIEEIVGSITHVLLLQDGRIAAAGRKEDVLTDERLSAAFRLHMRVHWENGRPWASVRR; this is translated from the coding sequence ATGACCGTCATCATCCGCATGCGCGATGTGTCATGGGCAAGAGGAGAGCGCACGATTTTGCGCGATATAAACTGGGAAGTAAAAGAAGGCGAGCAATGGGCGATTCTTGGACTAAACGGCTCCGGGAAAACATCGCTTCTCAATATCGTCACCGGCTATCAGTACCCGACGCGCGGTGAGGTGGAAGTATTAGGCTATCGGTTTGGACAGGCGAGTCTGCCGGAGTTGCGCCGGCACATCGGGTTTGTCAGCAGCGCGCTCCTTGATCAATTTCACGACACGCTGCAAACGGAAACGGTTGAAGATGTCATCATCAGCGGCAAGTTTGCGACGATTGGCCTGTATGATGCAGTAACTAGCGAGGATCGGGATCAAGCGGAGGCATTGATGGAATCGTTCCGCCTGCAAGCGGTAAAAGGGAAGCGATACGCGACGCTGTCGCAAGGGGAAAAGCGAAAAACGTTGATCGCCCGGGCGCTGATGGCAAATCCGAAGCTGCTGATCTTGGATGAGCCGACCGTTGGCCTAGACTTATTGGCGCGTGAAGAAGTGCTTTCCTTGATCGAACAGGTCGTGTCCCGTCCGTGCCATGTATTATACGTCACCCACTATATTGAAGAGATTGTGGGATCGATCACCCATGTGCTGCTCTTGCAAGACGGACGCATTGCCGCCGCTGGGCGAAAAGAGGATGTGCTGACCGATGAGCGGCTTTCAGCGGCGTTTCGCCTCCATATGCGCGTTCATTGGGAGAACGGGCGGCCGTGGGCGTCCGTGCGCCGCTGA